From the genome of Deferribacteraceae bacterium V6Fe1:
AAAAATAATAACAGCTTATTGTGATGAAGTTATACAAATTGCTTTAGATGAAATTAAAGAGAGTACTAAATAAATATGAAATTTTCAGGAGGCAGAGTTGGTTAAGCTTGGGGTTAATATTGATCATGTAGCTACTGTTAGACAAGCAAGGAGAATCAATGAGCCTGATCCTGTTTATGCGGTAACATTAGCTGAGCTTGGCGGAGCTGATGGCATTACAATTCATTTAAGGGAAGACAGACGCCATATTCAGGATAGGGATGTCTATCTTATCAAGGAAGTTGCAAAGACACGGCTTAATCTTGAAATGGCTTGTGTCGATGAAATTGTTGAAGTTGCTCTTGATGTCAAGCCTGACATGTGTACACTTGTTCCTGAAAAAAGGGAAGAGGTTACTACAGAAGGTGGGCTTGATGTGATTCAGAACTTTGACTTGGTTGCATCTACCGTGAAAAAATTATCGGAAGCAGGTATTGAAGCAAGTATTTTTATTGACCCTGACACAAAACAGATAGACAAAGCTTTTGAAACAGGGGCAAAGGTTATTGAGCTGCATACCGGCAGATATGCCGATACTAAGGGTGAGGAACAAAAGGCAGAGCTTAAGCGCTTAAAGGTTGCAGCTGCACATGCCATAGATAAAGGGTTTAAAGTAAGTGCGGGGCATGGATTAAATTATCTAAATGTTAAGGATATTGTTAGAATTCCAATGCTTTATGAAGTCAATATCGGCCATTCTATAATAGGCAGAAGTATTTTTGTGGGTCTCAAAGAGGCTGTCAGCCAAATGAAAAGTATTATAAATAGCACGTTAAAATGTTAGGCTGCGATATAATAGAGCTAAGCAGAATCAGGAAAAGTTATGAAACTTATGGTGATAAGTTTGTCAGAAGAATACTTTCCAAAGAAGAGCTTGAAATTTTTTTTAAAAGAAGTAATAAAGTTGAGTTTTTGGCCGGGAGATTTTCGGCCAAGGAGGCCATTTCAAAAGCTTTGAAGACGGGCATTAGAGGGGAACTGTCTTTTGATGGTATTTCCATTTTGCCTGATGAATTTGGCGCTTTAGAAGTTTATATAAATGGTGAGCTCAGGGAAAATATACAAGTGAGTATATCGCATTGCAAAGAATACGCTATGTCAGTGAGTATGATAAAAAATGATTGAGAAGGAAGATTATGAGTGCAGTTATTATCCCAGCAAGATTTGCTTCTGAAAGGCTGCCGGGAAAGCCTTTAAAAAAGATTGATGGTATCCCGATGATAGTGAGGGTTGCCACAGAATGCATGAAGAGTAAGGCGGATAGGGTTATAGTGGTTACCGATAGCAAGGAGATCCTTGAAGTATGTGAAAAAGTTGAAAATTTGGAAGTTACGATGAGCAGTCCGGATATAAAATCAGGGACTGACAGGGTGGCAAAAGCTGCCAAATATTTGAATGATGAAGTGATTATTAATGTTCAGGGGGATGAGCCATTTATACCGTATGAGCTTATCAATACCCTTATTGATGATTTGCAGTCTAATAAAGATGTATTGATGAATACAGCCTGCACAAAAATTGACGACTTGGAGGCTGAAAATCCCAATGTGGTCAAGGTTGTGTTTGATGAAGAGATGAATGCGATCTATTTTTCCAGGGCAAAAATCCCTTATAATAGAGATAAAAAGGCTTGTGATTACTATAAACATATCGGTATTTATGGTTTTAAAAGGGGCTTTTTACTTAAATATGTTGATATGCCTCAGACAAAGTTGGAAAATATTGAAAAATTAGAGCAGTTAAGGGTACTTGAAAATGGTTTTAAGATTAAGGTATTACAAACGAATTATAAACCTATTTCTGTTGATACGGAAGATGATCTCAGGTTGGCAGAAGAGTATATAAAAAATAAAAATAATTAAATTTAAGGTGAATTAATGGCTAAGTTTATATTTGTTACAGGCGGGGTTTTATCCTCATTGGGAAAAGGTATTACAGCAGCATCAATAGGGACATTGCTTGAGGCAAGAGGCTACAAGGTTATAATTAAAAAATTTGACCCTTATCTAAACCTTGACCCCGGCACGATGAGCCCTTTTCAGCACGGAGAGGTGTATGTTACTGATGATGGTGCAGAAACCGACCTTGACCTTGGACATTATGAAAGATTTTTAAATTCAAGTACTACCAGAGATTGTAACGTTACAGCCGGAAAAATATACTACAAAGTCTTGGAAAAGGAAAGAAAGGGGGACTATCTGGGGGGAACGGTTCAGGTAATTCCTCATATAACTGATGAGGTAAAAAACAGCATATACAGCCTTTCTGAAGATTACGATATTGTTATCGTAGAGATAGGCGGTACTGTAGGTGATATTGAGAGCTTACCTTTCTTGGAAGCTATCAGACAGATTAGGTTTGATCTGGACGAAAACGACGTATTGTATCTTCATGTTACCCTTGTTCCATACATTAAGAGTGCTGGTGAGCTTAAGACAAAACCTACACAACATTCTGTTAAAGAGTTAAGAGAGATAGGTATTCAGCCGGATATGCTGGTTTGCAGATCTGAATATCCACTCGATGATAGTATTAGGAAAAAAATAGGTCTGTTTTGTAATGTATCAAAAAATGCTGTTATAAATGCCATAGATGCTTCGACAATCTACCAAGTCCCGCTTTTGATGAACAAAGAAGGGGCAGACAGATTTATTTTAAACAAACTTGGGTTAGAAGAGAGAGAGCTTGATTTGTCTGTGTGGGAAGAGATTGTTTACAGGATTAAAAACCCTGAAGACACGGTAACTATCGGTGTGGTTGGAAAATATGTAGGTTTAAAAGATGCTTATATTAGTTTGACAGAATCGTTAATCCATGGTGGAGTGGATAATAAAGTAAAAGTTAATATTAAATGGATTGATGCCGAAGATTTGGAAACACAGAATCCTGATAAATTTTTGGATGATGTCGACGGTATTTTGGTGCCTGGCGGTTTTGGTGAGAGAGGTGTAGAGGGTAAAATCAGAGCTGTTAATTTTGCGAGAAATAAAGATATACCATTTTTTGGTATCTGTCTCGGGATGCAGTGTGCAGTGATTGAGTTTGCAAGAAATGTTTTAAAATATGATGATGCACACAGCACAGAATTTAATCCTAAGACGGAGCATCCGGTTATAGATTACATGGAAGAGCAGAAAAAGATAAAAAAGCTCGGCGGTACTATGAGATTGGGCGCTTATGAGTGTAAACTGGCTGAAGGCACGAGAGCTTACAATGCATATAAAGAGGCAACAATTTTTGAAAGACATAGGCACAGACTCGAATTTAATAATAAATTTAGAGACGAGCTGGTTAAAGCCGGCTTGATTATTTCGGGTGTTAACCCTGAAAGGGACTTGGTTGAGATTGTAGAGCTTAAATCTCACAGATGGTTTGTCGGTTGCCAGTTTCACCCTGAATTTAAGTCAAAGCCTACTAAACCTCACCCGCTTTTTAGTGGATTTGTAAATGCTGCCTGCAAGTTTAGTCAGGAAAAAAGCAATATACAGGAGAGTGAAAAGTGATTTTACTCGCTGGTCCATGTGTTCTTGAAAGTGAAGAAATAGTTTTTAATACTTGTGAGTTTTTGTCAGGTATTGCAAAATCAAGGGGTTATGATTTTTATTTTAAATCTTCCTATGATAAGGCAAACAGAAGTTCGGTAAAATCCTACCGAGGGCCTGGTCTAAAAGCCGGCGTGGAATTTTTGAAAAAGGTAAAAGAAAAGTTTGGAGTAAAAATAGTTACCGATATACATACCCCGACTGAAGCTTTTATAGCCGGTGAAGTGGCAGACATGATTCAGATACCTGCATTTTTATGCAGGCAGACCGATATGCTTAAGGCAGCAGCTGAAACAGGAAGAATAGTTAATGTCAAAAAAGGGCAGTTTCTTGCTCCTTGGGATATGAAAAATGTTGTTGAAAAACTGAGATATTACAATGCCAAAGATATAATTTTGACAGAGAGGGGTACCACTTT
Proteins encoded in this window:
- the kdsA gene encoding 3-deoxy-8-phosphooctulonate synthase — translated: MILLAGPCVLESEEIVFNTCEFLSGIAKSRGYDFYFKSSYDKANRSSVKSYRGPGLKAGVEFLKKVKEKFGVKIVTDIHTPTEAFIAGEVADMIQIPAFLCRQTDMLKAAAETGRIVNVKKGQFLAPWDMKNVVEKLRYYNAKDIILTERGTTFGYNNLVIDFRSFKIMKDLGVKVIFDATHSVQLPGGAGESSAGQREFVPYLSRAAAAFGVDGFFMEVHPNPETALCDGPNMIDFKTTENILDDIDAIGSLNWKSLSL
- a CDS encoding CTP synthase gives rise to the protein MAKFIFVTGGVLSSLGKGITAASIGTLLEARGYKVIIKKFDPYLNLDPGTMSPFQHGEVYVTDDGAETDLDLGHYERFLNSSTTRDCNVTAGKIYYKVLEKERKGDYLGGTVQVIPHITDEVKNSIYSLSEDYDIVIVEIGGTVGDIESLPFLEAIRQIRFDLDENDVLYLHVTLVPYIKSAGELKTKPTQHSVKELREIGIQPDMLVCRSEYPLDDSIRKKIGLFCNVSKNAVINAIDASTIYQVPLLMNKEGADRFILNKLGLEERELDLSVWEEIVYRIKNPEDTVTIGVVGKYVGLKDAYISLTESLIHGGVDNKVKVNIKWIDAEDLETQNPDKFLDDVDGILVPGGFGERGVEGKIRAVNFARNKDIPFFGICLGMQCAVIEFARNVLKYDDAHSTEFNPKTEHPVIDYMEEQKKIKKLGGTMRLGAYECKLAEGTRAYNAYKEATIFERHRHRLEFNNKFRDELVKAGLIISGVNPERDLVEIVELKSHRWFVGCQFHPEFKSKPTKPHPLFSGFVNAACKFSQEKSNIQESEK
- the acpS gene encoding holo-ACP synthase; translated protein: MLGCDIIELSRIRKSYETYGDKFVRRILSKEELEIFFKRSNKVEFLAGRFSAKEAISKALKTGIRGELSFDGISILPDEFGALEVYINGELRENIQVSISHCKEYAMSVSMIKND
- the kdsB gene encoding 3-deoxy-manno-octulosonate cytidylyltransferase; translation: MSAVIIPARFASERLPGKPLKKIDGIPMIVRVATECMKSKADRVIVVTDSKEILEVCEKVENLEVTMSSPDIKSGTDRVAKAAKYLNDEVIINVQGDEPFIPYELINTLIDDLQSNKDVLMNTACTKIDDLEAENPNVVKVVFDEEMNAIYFSRAKIPYNRDKKACDYYKHIGIYGFKRGFLLKYVDMPQTKLENIEKLEQLRVLENGFKIKVLQTNYKPISVDTEDDLRLAEEYIKNKNN
- a CDS encoding pyridoxine 5'-phosphate synthase; the protein is MVKLGVNIDHVATVRQARRINEPDPVYAVTLAELGGADGITIHLREDRRHIQDRDVYLIKEVAKTRLNLEMACVDEIVEVALDVKPDMCTLVPEKREEVTTEGGLDVIQNFDLVASTVKKLSEAGIEASIFIDPDTKQIDKAFETGAKVIELHTGRYADTKGEEQKAELKRLKVAAAHAIDKGFKVSAGHGLNYLNVKDIVRIPMLYEVNIGHSIIGRSIFVGLKEAVSQMKSIINSTLKC